In a single window of the Necator americanus strain Aroian chromosome X, whole genome shotgun sequence genome:
- a CDS encoding hypothetical protein (NECATOR_CHRX.G24029.T1), with protein MVEQTTKIPFYLVFISDDMSNAVRASLRQAGLQDSVRVVDIPPANLKQQLVRNRAYDRLCERPNCIVCPNERQGSEEGDDAETLARIKINNNHGSAQKVVHNQTLRCQDSKKVELET; from the exons ATGgtagaacaaacaacaaagataCCCTTCTACCTTGTTTTTATCTCGGATGAtatgagcaatgcagtgcgagcaagtttacgacaggcgggtctgcaagactcagttagagtagtggacataccacctgCGAACCTGAAGCAAcagctagtccgcaatcgtgcctatgacagactttgtgagaGACCTAACTGCATCGTTTGTCCGAATGAgaggcagg gctctgaagaaggcgacgacgccgaaacgttagccagaataaagatcaataacaatcatggttctgctcaaaaagtagtacacaatcaaactctacgatgtcaagattcaaagaaggtcgaacttgagACTTAA